The Gambusia affinis linkage group LG05, SWU_Gaff_1.0, whole genome shotgun sequence region TGATTGAGTAACTTAATAAAGTAATATTAGGTTATATTTATAGactaaagtgttaaaaaaaaaagacaatttgtaGAGCAGCGAGTGTTAATTAAAAGATGAGgatctaaaatatttagttaagatgcaatttatcacaatattttgtagtattattgtgataataaaaatgatgatgaaaaatatgtattacTACTTTTTGGATAACTGtacaacacataaaaatgaatgttCCTGTCTGAACTACAGAAGTCACAAACTGGgagaagtttgatttatttcactaaactGTACATAGAGACTTTATTGACTCTCTTGTGGGAAAAAACAGTgcataaaatagtaaaaataacatcttaatcagtttttctcaacatggataagataaatgaaaaatctttgtCACAACATGAAAAGAAACTGAGGAGGGGATTCTTACCGATGGCCATGAAGATCTCGTTCACGTTCATGGAGGTTTTTGCTGAAGTTTCCATGAAGAGCAAACTGTTGTCATCTGCGTACGACTGCGCGTCCTGCCAAAGAGCATGACCAATTACAGAAAACCACAATACcctaaataaactgtttaaaaagacatgtttattttagagTAAAGTTTTAGAGCGGAACAATGATTAGCTGGTTTTAGGTCGAGGTGGAAACGCAGTCTTagctttgcttgtttttcagaaagattgtttttaatattttggaaatattttaatatttcctaAAATGATTGGAAGCTGTGCCACTGATGTCTGTATCTTCTAAAAAGGACAAATCAAGTCATTAAAGTTGTAAGAGGACCAACCTGGAAGTCCAGAGCTCTCTTGCTAGCGAGGTCGGCCTTGTTCCCAGCCAGAGCTATTACAATGTTTGGACTGGCTTGTCTCTGAAGCTCTTTGACCCAGTTCTTCGCTCGTACAAATGACTCCTGGAAAACAGCACAGAGGGGTAAGGGTCGCCTCAATTAGGAAAATAACAACCAAGCCCAAATGATGGCGAACAGGGCCAGAAGAACTATTTATTAAACCGAtcctacaaacaaaaacatctcaagAGACAGAAAGTTTTGGTGAATGATGGAGAAGCAGAATTCAGTTCTCTAATTAggagcaaacttccagaaaacagcaaaaatgctgaaacactgagttaatTTAAGTTGAGGCTAAAAACCTCTCCggaaaaaaaagctgctctgGATTTCATCACTTCTCTTTATTCTGTTGCTGTAATATaattcatcttttttgttttgtttagttgttatgtttttataatttgaacgcttgatgctgaaatgtgctatgcaaacaAACTTGacttatcaaaaacataaaatcttaccaactatttttggtctagtttctattgcTAATATCTTACAACTCTTAAAATAACACAacactaacttataagtaacttttcagcaagatacggagcttgttttatgtaaataattctttaatattgataaaataatactAGTTCCACttgtagattatttcacttataacaagacattttcccatgttacaaataaaataatctgctacttgcacaagtactttttcatcaatattaaggatttattgacataaaacaagctccaatatcCTATATAAGATGTGACTATatcttgtaagttatttttgtcttatttcaagtttactaagatattctCACTGCAAACTAAGTTTGTActtttgcagtgtaaaataaatcacactgaGACTAAGGTGTTTACTTTCAATAATTAAAAGTCTCTTCCAGATAAGAAAGTCAAACTACTGAAGATCCAGACATTAGTCTTTCAGATATCAATGAGTCTAGTGTAGAAAGTCTATAAACACTGTGATGCTCAATAGTGACTCATCTCTCAGTGCTTAAAAATAAGCCTCTGAAtgctgctaaaaacaaacatatataatGAAAATGGAAACCCCCACCACGCCCATTTCCTCCTACGCCACAACTTTCCTGTGCAAGCTAGCAAAGATTAGCAACaggtagcagcagcagcagcagcaacaagacGACAGAGAAAAGCCTGGCTCACCTCATTTGTGATATCATAGACCACAATGGCTGCCTGGGCGCCTCTGTAGTACATAGGAGCCAGACTGTGGTAGCGCTCCTGACCAGCTGTGTCCCAGATTTCAAATTTGACTGTTGTGTCGTCCAAACATACCGTCTGAGTCAGGAAGGCAGCTGCAGGGAAACAAAGCAGATAAGGCGTCCTGAGTCACACAGAGTGGGTTTCAGTGAAAGTAACACGAGGCAGCGCTGTTCGCCTCTCCGTGTTTACGCCGAGAATGAAGCTCCAGGATTTGATAAACTAACTGCTGTGAAAGGATTTCCTGACACAAAGGTTGTGGCTGTTTAGGAATGCAACGATTGCATTTTTCTGGGCGATTGCTGATTCAAATTTTGGCTGATGCCAATTATTTTAGCCTGAAATgtcgctaaatatagcaagaaagtgaGTTTGTAGCAGCGGGGTGACTATTGTTGACTCCAAACGTGCGGACATGACTGCATGGGCCGATCTGCCAGTCAAAcctctgcagagcagaagaggacacactgcaaaatcacaaaatcttaccaagtcattttggtccagtttcttgTGCTAACagcttagtaaacttgaaataagagaaaactaacttacaaatgtttttagtcaataattctttaatattgatgaaaaagtactagttccactggcagattatatcacttataacaagacatttttcccacattataagtgaaaaaaatctaaattacttggtaagattttgtgttttgtattggTTTAGATAAATCAGTCAGCTTGTTTTGTATTATGCAGTGAGATTCGGACCTATTTGCTCCTGAAACCCTTTTTATCTGGACGAAAGCAGAATAGCATCCCACAAATTCCAGGAAGAGGTTAAAGGTTGAGCTTCAACAGACCACACACAGCTTTCACCAGACAAAAAGATACCTGAAACTATGAGCGAACGTCTAGGAATTCACCTCAGTTCTTGGTTCCTCACAGATTTCTAAACACGAGTTAAACTTTGAGTACAAACACCTTTATGTTTCCGAACCaggaaatctaaaaatattcaaagtaaaCCTCTGTCCAGTTTGgcatttccattttgaaaacGGATAAATCATTTGAGAACATTTGAGAATAAAGTAGCTTCCATTTCTTCAGAAgatcacaaaatgtttcattttcttcataaaagACTTTTTAATGAATGCGAAAATGTTTATTAGTGACAAATCAAGGAATGAGCAAGTGATTTTTCAACAAAGATCATTACAAGTGGAACTagtattattttatcattattaatcTAAGAAATGTTTGTGAGCTTCTTAGAAGTAAAACCAGTTAGGCGAACTATAAAAACACCAGTTTCTCTGTTAGAAACACTTTATGACGCAGCAAGTCATGCTAGGTGAAGGAAACTGGgtgtgttgtttgtgagcataaagtttagTGGGttagaaattgttttctttttactttttatgtatCCTGTGTCAGACCATTTgcttataaatttaaaaaaataaactgataactGGTCACTCTATGTAATTCATATTTACCCACAATAACTAGCTTGAGCTGcaactgttttgctttttaaaatgtctggacCGgtggcgtgctccggtggcatAGAGGGTAGAGcgccccacatttggaggccttcagtcctcgacgcggccgtcgcgggttcgattcccggacccaacgacatttgccgcatgtcttccccctttcctgtcagcctactgttgtataagggacactagagcccacaaaaagaccccctggtggggaaaaaaataataataataaaaaaaatgtcaggacCATTGTCTGAGTACAGCTGCAGTGTGACTCTTTGTAAGCAATTTTATGTCACCTCCTTCTATCTGTGCTGATCAGAGTAACGACACCGGTACAATATACATGAATGCTACCAGAATTTTAGTATTACATTTTCCATTGTGGTAAATTATATGCAGATGGGACAAGCAACCTTTTAAATCTCTCCACAGGGTGCCGGTTTGTCCTCTTCCTgacttcttcctttcttttggCAGACTTTGCCATCTCAACTTTTGACTTGCATGCACATTGTGTTGTTCACCGATGTTCAACTTGAATGTTTCATATGTAAcatcacttttttcccccccaagttTCACTGCCTTATGCtcactttatttctttagtatttttctctctttacacAGATGAATCTAACTATCATGAGCAACAAGTGTGAACAAAACCGAAAATGAAATCTTGGAAAATGAAGAATTATGTTGTGAATATTTATGTGTGTACGCTATAGTTAGAAGgtttaataaaaagattttttttttacgtcatCATACATACCTCCGATTGTGCTCTCTTGGAATTCGTGAAACTGACCCTTGACAAATCGAAGTACGAGACTTGACTTCCCCACTGCTGACTCTCCTAGAAGCACGAGTTTGAACTGGCAGATCTTGTTGCCGGCGTTAGGTCCATTGGGTCGCGTGGCTCCACCTCTACTTGCCATGTCACTCTGTGTGGTCTCTCCCCCTGAGCGCTGATGTGGTGGTAAAATCCTTTAATAACACCTACAtgacagagagaggaagaaagaaaaatctgataaatcaagttgtaaaaagcatttttcttctacttaGGCTCCCTCATGATGTCACATTGTTTCTCAAATGTTCGGATTTAGAATATCTCAGTCCCTGTTGTCAACTTGAAACTTCTAAAATTGCAACACAACATCTCAACAGTCCATTCACTGGATTCctgttgtttagttttaaattaaacatttttatacctGTCCATAACATAAAGGGCACTCACgcttagttaaataaaaaagaggcaTCGTTGTTCCTGCGGTAGCACCTGTATTTTACTGTAGCTGCTTGTTCCCTTTGACATTATATTGTCGACATCTGATACTTTCAAGACCTGCTTAaaattcattttgtctttttcattaaaaccaaattactttctgtctttctttttgttttttgtaaagtgccacAATATGTGTATTGTGAATGAActgaacttttctttatttcagtgacATACAAACAGCACAGATTGGATTTCTGCTGAAGCAGCAACACCGACAACTAATATGTTGCCCTCAAATCCTGCATCTGTGAAAAACTCCAGCTATACCTGCGAGAGGATTTAAGTTATGAGTAAAGGAGATTAGCGGACAAGTTTAGACAACACATTAGGGAAAACCTCCTTAGGTTAGGTAAGAAAAAGTTTGATACTATGAGCTGCAGTTTTGGCTTTGTTCAGTGGGTTTGTGACTTTGCAACCTGGCAGGGACATTTTCTCAGTTAAATAAATTCTGgaccaaaaacacaacacatgGAATTACATGTGGTTTATACAGTAGAAGTGCTATCTTAACCAGGTGTCTTTTTGTAAAGAAGATGACTGATTTAAATGAGATCcagtgattaaattaaattaaagttcaacaaaattaaacaaaaataactgcaaTATTATTGCAGCAAAGACTTGTGTGGGTGAAACATTTATTGTGTTTCCAGTCCATGCTCTGTACAGAAATCATAATTGtacaaaacaaactcttaaCTCTTAATGCCCACACACTATTTGGTTGATTGTATTGCTCATATATGATGATGGGAATGTGTTGATAATAGAGCAGAATATAAAAATAGCTTCTGATTCTgggaaaattaaaatcttactCAATATCAAAAATGAATTTCTGCATACAGACATTATATGTTATCATTAGGAAGACTCCTGATTGACAGTTGCACAAGTGAAATTCATGAAAAGGTAATTGCTGAAAAACCTAGCTACTCAGTGGAAAGTTACATGGAAGGTAAAACACATCCTAGAATGCTTTGTATAGTAAAGTCCTTTCAAGGGTTTGGGGAGATTCACCAGAGGTGAAGTTGCTCAACGGATCCAGAAAAATTCATACAACTGTCAATTTTGGTGCTTAAAACAATTCCTCAGCTTTCAAAATCCCCATGCCTGGCTTAAAAAGGAGAATTCATAAACTGTTGCTCAATCTCA contains the following coding sequences:
- the rab5ab gene encoding RAB5A, member RAS oncogene family, b translates to MASRGGATRPNGPNAGNKICQFKLVLLGESAVGKSSLVLRFVKGQFHEFQESTIGAAFLTQTVCLDDTTVKFEIWDTAGQERYHSLAPMYYRGAQAAIVVYDITNEESFVRAKNWVKELQRQASPNIVIALAGNKADLASKRALDFQDAQSYADDNSLLFMETSAKTSMNVNEIFMAIAKKLPKNEPQAAGTSSGRNRGVDLTESAQPSSRPCCSN